Part of the Halobaculum halobium genome, TGGGCGAAAAGTGACTACCTCGGGCGCGAGGTCAACAACAAGACCCTCGGCATCGTCGGCCTCGGGCGCGTCGGCCAGGAGGTCGCCAAGCGCCTCGACTCGCTGGGAATGGATCTGGTCGTCTACGACCCGTACATCAACGAGGAGCGCGCCGCCCAGTTCGGGGCCGAGCTCGTCGACGACCTGACCGACTGCCTCGCCCGGTCGGACTTCGTCACCGTCCACACGCCCCTGCTCCCGGAAACCGAGGGCATGATCGGCGCCGAGGAGCTGGAGGCGATGGGCGACGCGTACCTGATCAACTGCGCGCGCGGCGGCATCGTCGACGAGGACGCGCTCGCGACGGCCGTCGATGACGGCCCCGTCGCCGGCGCCGCGCTGGACGTGTTCGCCGAGGAGCCGCTTCCCGAGGACTCGCCGCTGCTCGACGTGGACGAGATAATCGTCACGCCCCATCTCGGCGCGAGCACGGAGGCCGCCCAAGAGAACGTCGCCGTCGACACCGCCAAGCAGGTGCTCGCGGCGTTCGCCGATGAACCGGTCGTCAACGCGCTCAACGCCCCCTCGGTCGACGAGTCGGCGTTCCCGCGTATCGAGCCGTATCTCGACGTGGCCGACACCGCCGGCAGGATCGCCGCCCAGTTGCTGGGCGAGCGTATCTCCGGCGTCGAGGTTCACTACGAGGGCGACATCGCGAACGAGGATATCGACCTCGTCACCGCCAGCGCGCTGAAGGGCGTGTTCTCGCCGCTGGAGTACGAGGTCAACGCCGTCAACGCCCCGCAGCTCGCGGAGGATCGCGGGATCGAGGTGACCGAGAGCAAGACCCGTCAAGCGGAGGACTTCCAGAGTCTGGTCACGGTGACGGTGAAAGACGGCGACACCGAGCTGTCCGTCTGCGGGACTCTCTTCGCTGGCGACGACCCGCGCATCGTCCGCATCGACGGCTACCGCGTCGACGCCCGGCCGTACGGCCACATGCTCGTCGCGCGCAACCGCGACGAGCCCGGCGTCATCGGCCTCATCGGCACCGTCCT contains:
- the serA gene encoding phosphoglycerate dehydrogenase; its protein translation is MKVLVTDPVADAGIETLRDAGHEVVTGYELEGRDLLDAVADANALIVRSGTEVTAEVFEAAPDLVIVGRAGIGVDNIDIEAATDHGVVVANAPEGNVRAAAEHTVAMTFAVARSIPQAHARLKGGEWAKSDYLGREVNNKTLGIVGLGRVGQEVAKRLDSLGMDLVVYDPYINEERAAQFGAELVDDLTDCLARSDFVTVHTPLLPETEGMIGAEELEAMGDAYLINCARGGIVDEDALATAVDDGPVAGAALDVFAEEPLPEDSPLLDVDEIIVTPHLGASTEAAQENVAVDTAKQVLAAFADEPVVNALNAPSVDESAFPRIEPYLDVADTAGRIAAQLLGERISGVEVHYEGDIANEDIDLVTASALKGVFSPLEYEVNAVNAPQLAEDRGIEVTESKTRQAEDFQSLVTVTVKDGDTELSVCGTLFAGDDPRIVRIDGYRVDARPYGHMLVARNRDEPGVIGLIGTVLGDAGVNIAGMFNARETIGGEALTVYNLDDRLPDDAVERLLADDRIISVDRIVLDDAENGR